The following DNA comes from Hordeum vulgare subsp. vulgare chromosome 3H, MorexV3_pseudomolecules_assembly, whole genome shotgun sequence.
AAGCTCGGCAAATGCTGCAAGTGGCAAGGCCGGGTGGTCCGACGCAGTTTTTGGGTACGATCGCTCCTCAACTTGTACAGCGTACGTATGGTATGCTACCAGGCATATTTTGTGCGTGCGCCAACATTTTCTTTCAAAATGCACCAACAGTGGCATGCTCCAACATTTTCTTTCGAAATGCACCAACAGTGGCATGCGCTTGGCCACACCGCACATGTAGCGATCGAATGCAGGATCGATAACGACAGCTCATTTGTGCAGATAGTCTCAGATAGATAGACATACAGATAGCTACTAACATTACATCCATCGTCTGAAAGATGTGCCTCTCTACAAGTACCAGTGAGTGATCTTAAGTTGGAGCTCCGCATTATTATCATCTAACACGGCAGATCACAGGATGCCAAACGTTTTATCGGTCACAAAACTCAAGGGATCCGAACAACACAAGCAGCACACGCTGCATGTTCAGTTCATGTCCAGTCCACACTCCCACACGGCCGGCATAAGTTGTACACAGAACTAAGAACGCACACATACGGACGGACGACATCTCCCTATCGCTATAAGGAACGCGGTAACGACTGACAAACCTGAACCGAAGAAGAACTATGTAAACGAGGCGAGTCCGAACCTCGTTATATCAAAGACACACCCTCCACATGCATCGACGACAGACGGGTAGGTACGCGGGAATCCTGGAACGCAAGGTGGAGCCGTGATGGTGGCGTTTGGTGCTCACATCTGCACCTCCCTACCATACACCCAGCTGAAGGGCATCTTACCGGCTTGCTTGGCTCGCGACTGGGCCCTCTCGTCCAGCTTCCGGATCCTTCCGGCGAGGGTGCAGAGGTAGTCCTGGGCCTTGTGCCCCTCGCCAGAAAGGCCGGTCAGTTCGGGGACCTTCCACCTGCCAACGAGGAACTCGAGGATGTCAGCGTAGTCCCTAGCGGTGTAAACGCCAAGCCTCTGGGCCACCATGGAGAAATGGTCGAACAGCTTCTCGTCCTGCCCGTCAAACATCAGGTGGGCAGGCATCgcgatcttcttcctcatcatgtcGGCCAGAGCAAGCACGGTGCCATCAGGATCAATCTCAAACAGCTTCTCGACGATCTTGGTGTATGCAGTCTCGTGCCGCTTCTCATCCGAGGCGATGATGCCGCAGATCTGTGCAAGCTTCAGGTCACCGAAGTCCTTGGCATGGCGAGCAGTGTTTCCATGTGAGATGAAGGTCGCACGCTCTTGGAAGGAGGTGTAGATGAAGCCAAGATATGGATTGTTCTCTGTCCTAGGGTCCTGAAAAAAGAACAGCAAAGAAGTATATGTCAGTTTTTATATACTTCTCTGTGCAGTAGCCAACATGAACAAAAACAGTTCAGAGTGGTCCAAGGTAGATAATCAATTGGAAGATGTCTCAAATTTTCAAAGTATGATTTACTGTCTTAGAGGTGCTCTCAAAAGAACTTCATGGAGGCATCATGTCAGTACATTCCAACTAGCTACAGGTGGGTAAGGTAGAAGCATGAACAATCAAAAGAATATATGTGGTTCAAGAAGATAGGCAGCGAAATTGTGGATAGAAGGATCGAAAAAAGCTGTTAGCAACTTACCATTCCAGAGCCAATAAGATACTGAATTGTCTTCTCAATTTGCCTCATGTCCACTCTCCCAGTGAGGTACAGATACTTGTTTAGGAGGTCACCATGCCTATTCTCCTCAGCAGTCCATGCCCTCGTCCAAACAGCCCAGGCAGTGGGGCTAGCACCTGTTTCATCTCGGACACCATCGAGGGTGTTAAGCATAGTCTGGTATGTAGGAAGAGCTTCCTCGGTAATCATGTCTCCAACCAAACAAACAAGATAATCATCAGGAATTTCCTTGGCACGTTCTCTGAGTTCCTTAACTTCATCGTGAAATCCATCAGATGCTGGATCAGGGAGGAAATCCTGTGGCTGCCAACACTTCTCAACTGGCTTAAGATGCAGCAACAGATTATCTCTAGCCCAACCATCAAGAGACTGGAATATTTCCATCTTCTGAGGTGGCATCGAATGTGTAACCTGGACATGGACCTCCTTTGGAGGAGCAAATGTCTTCTTGCTCTCAACCCTGGAATAGAAAACAAAATAATGTTCAGCAATACCCACTTTATGATAAAAACTCCATCACCTGCTTTAGGAATTTGACAAGACAGAATATTGGAGAAGACATGTGGGGATGTGGTTAACATGATcttttctattttactttctaCTCGGATTGCAAAGATAAATAACAGTCTTGTACCTATAGAGATGTAAACCAGTCATTTACCTAAATCATGCAGAACATATGCATGGCTACAGTATGCTATGCATGGTACAGCAAAAATGGCTGAAGCACGCACGTAGTTCATACATGTCACAACGATGGAACCCCATTTAACTTCCCCAGAAAATTAACAACCAAACTTTTGTCTTGTTCGATTTAAAAGAATAGCACATATAGGATATAGCTGGGAAAAAACAGAATTGCAGGAGCATATGGAAGGGTAAAAAAGAAGATCATGACATCGAAATTGAAGCGCAGAAGCGATGGAGCTGCCACCCTTAACACCTGCAGTAACATTTTTACAGTGTATAGGAGTGTAACATGATCTAACACTTGGAACATGAGACTTCTAAGCAAAGGTATTTAGTAGATTTATATAGGTTCAGAAAGATAATCCAACAGGTcaccttttctttctttttttcagcTTTTCGAATTAAGTTAATTATGCCTGCAATTTTTTTACATAATGAACAAAGTATGCATGAAaatcatattgtgcacaaggctTTCTAGCCTCTAGAACTTGCATCACTACTGCTTAAATTCAGTTGAATCTGAACCCATGCCACCAAAGATTACACAAGACATGATATCATCATGCAGACCAAGACACAAGTATTATAGATAAAGATATATAGTATTGTTTGGCAATGATGTTAGTTCAGACATGATGCGTTGGAGATGCTAGTATACGTCTATAAATGCAGACAGGTAGTTAGGTTAGTAGCTGATGTTCATTGACCTACAGGCCCATGCTGTATCCCATGCCAACCACGATGTGACCCCCATAATGAACTTATTAATGCAAGGATTCCATCTGCCTCATCAGATAGTATTTCCCTGGTGTCCAAGTCTCAAGCTCTGCATATCACTGTCACTGAAAACAAATCCTGGATGGGAAAGGAACTACTAGATGCAAGCTGTCACACTCACATCGGCTACTCTAATCTCATTGCCACATCTAACTCGGAAAATCTACTCATGGGTGAAAACCAGGTTATCTGTTCCATAACTAAGCAGTACAGAACCTACTTGGATGAACTTCAGATAGCAGAAACAGTGATATCCATGTTCTGCAAGAAACCTCGTCATTTTGAGACTTCCAGTGTGAAAATGTCGAGTATGGGATTTCTAAGAAACATAGGCCAGCATGGAACCATGGGAGCAGGGGGCTTCAGTCAATAGCCCCATGCTCCTTCAGGTGTCATCCTCCCAAGCCCATCCTCCATCAGGTGTCATCCTCCTAAACCCATCCTCCATCAGATGTCATCCTCCTAAGCCCATCCTCCATCAGGTGTCACCATGTATTTAATAACTTTTAAGGAACACGTCAAGCGAGCAGATGAACAACAGAGAGCCGTCataaaaacagcagcaacaacctaAGACAGCAAGCATCTGGGAAAATTAAATCCCACAGTAGTGAAAACATGGGCCATGGACCACCGGGCGGCCGAATCAGGCCGACAACGATAGTCCACCTCGGTCGGTCTCCGATGCAACGAAGTGGGCAGCTTAATGGTGAATGAGTGAAGGATGATTGCAAGCCGTTGTGATGAATGAAACCGACCTGGGCCAGCCACCGGCCGGCCAGTACCGAAACTGAAGGCAGTTAATGGGGACGACTGCACTGGAGTGGGTACCGCGTCCGTAGCCATTCTGGGACGCGGCAGTGGTGATAATCAAGGGGCAAACGCTCGCGGCACGCAACATACTCTAGTAGAAGGTCCCATCGGGGTAAAGTAAATGTGGAACGGTGGAAGGCAAAACGAACCGTGGGAGCAGGCGGCAGGTCAATCCGCGCAGGGAAACTGGCCAGCGCTCGCAGGAAATTAAATGGAAACAGTTGCGCTGCTGTTCTTCTACTGTGGCGTTTTCGCCTGATCTGCGGAGGAGAGGTTCGGCGGCCATGTGCGGGCGGGACGGGGAAGTCGAATCTGACGACAGATAACGAAGGAGATAACGAGGGAAATGAACGAATTGACAATACTGGAAGGTTGCTCGCGTGGGCGCCTAGAGACGATCCATCCAATCTATGTGTGCACGGAGGAGTGGAGAGGGGCCAACCTCGCCGGTGCCGTTGTACAACTCACTGGAGACGAAGGGGCGGGGGAGAGAGGCGTGGCTTActtggcggaggcggaggcggaggaggcgacggcgaggaccCTGAGGCTGCCGGTCCTGCGGGCGGCGCGTCCGGCGGCGGAGAGCGGGGGCGTGACGGCGTGGGGGCGGAGCGCCATCCTGGAGGCCATGGCCGGGGGGGAGCCGAGCGCCGCCGTGGCCGTGGTACGCCGCCGGCGCCGAGGAGCGGATGGGCTGAGATGCGTGTGGTGACGAggagccgagagagagagagagagagagagagagagagagatggcgaTGCGGTGCGGTGCGGGGGTgtggcctcgcctcgcctcgcgcgATCTCCACCTCAGGTTTTTGCCCCGCGGCGCGGCGGTGTCTTGGGTTGCGCTGCGATGGGACCGCGGTCGACAGGCGCCACGGGTGCGGACTGCTGGGCCGCCACCCGGCCGCTTACTTATTTATTCCTGGAGCTCCGGTCGTCACGTTTTTACCGATTTGGCCTCGCTCGTCTACAAATTTTTTTCACGCTTCCGGTCGGCGATGGGCAGCTGGCTGGGCCAAGGTTGTTCTTTTCCTCCACGCCGGGGTGGAGTCTAGATCTCCTTTTTCTTAAAGTGGAAGAGAAGTCATCTCGGCTTTTTCTTTCCGGTAAAGGCCGTTTCACTTTCGTTTCTTCAATGTTTGGTATACTGTTACTATGCAATCCAACATCTACTACCTTCGTTATtagatataagtcttttaaaatgttttattaaaaaaacTACTTATAAATGTGTACAGATATCATAAACTGATGTATTCTGCTTCGTATGTAGTTCTTTAATGAAATattaaaaagacttgtattttgAAGCTGAGAAAGTACAATCCAAACCTCATACAAAAAACATCTGCCATTAAGTCTAGATCACACGGCTGCGTCCTTGACGGTGACACGCGGTCAGTGAGTGGTGGATAAAATACACCGGCATTGGTATACCACGGTCGATTAAACTGAAAACGGTGTGCTGCGAGGACGAAGTCGGTGGGAATATCCAGCGTTGGAGACAACGTCTGTTTTTTAAATAACTACAGTGgtaattattatttttttgcgGGGAGGAGCATAGTTGTGTGAAACTTGCACGGGCACAACTGGAATTCCACACACCAGCGGTCTCCCCCGCCGCACGCACGCGCTCTCCTCTGCACTCCACCCTCCATTAATAGTGTAGGAGCGGCGACGCGAACGCCGAGGCTGCTTACGTGCTACGACGTCGGCACGCAGCGACGGACGTGGCCGCACGTCCGCCGCGCCGCCGGGGGCCGTGCGCCAAGTGTGCGGCCGCTGCTGCGTCCCTCCCTCGGGCGAGCGCGGCACAGGTGGAAAGCATATGCTCTGCTGGTGCTGGGGCCTCGGCGTGGCAATCACTGCCGCCCTCACGTGATCCCAAACAAGCAAAAACTAAAGCTAGGACTTGTGCTGGTCGATGATACCGAGGCGCGGGGGAACGGGGAAGGGCAACACGATTCCGTCACGCACGCACCGCCAGCGTCCCGGCCGGTCAGGTGCATGCACGCCTGCGGGCGGTCAAGAGTGCGTGCGTACGTGACCACGATCGTGTCCCGCCGCCCGGCCGTCGCTCCTGCGCGCTGGGCCGACGGGCATGTATTTTTTTCGCCGGTGATGAAAATGTCCCACCCGTGTTCCGGATCCTCGTTTTTCGTTGGTTTGGGTCTAAATTACATCTCACGAAGCCAAGCCAAACCCAACGCACCACGGACGTCTCGGACGCCGGCTGAAACGAAAAGACGCGTGGATCCGCACTGTCGACGAAAACAGTCTAGTTTCCTGACGTTTTTCGTTGTTCCCTCCCTTTTTCTTCCCACCATCCTCCATCTCTCCCACGGCTTCCGCCTTTTTCCACACATCCTCCCACCATGTTGCCGAAGAAGTACGCCGCCCCTCGTCAAGCCACCGATCCCCGGCAAAAGTCGAGGAAGTCGAGGGCGCTGATGCCAAGGCCCCCGGGCTTGACAACGCCTAGTGAAAGGCCGACGTTAATCGTCGGGCGGCAGTCACCAACGACCAACAAAACAGCCTCAACATGAAGAAGGTTAGGGACACTGCGACGGAATAGGAGGGGCCGTCTCGCGTGAGATCCTTCCGCCTCAACAGACAAGCAAGTACCCACAAGGCGCATGGGGTAGCCAGCAGAGCGTCGCGTCATTGGCCAGCTTCTCGTCgttagtgtggaggcacgcgcgcTCGCCCGAATACGCCGACGGTGATGCATTCGGCAGCTTCAACCCCAACATCACCTTCTCGCATTGCTCTGCACTGCGCTCCTCCATCTTCATTAGCCCCGGCCCACGCACGCCCTCCGCGTTCATCGCCGTCCTCGCCACCCAATACGGCTACTCGCTGACGTACTCAGCCTTGCTTGTGAGGACTGTGCGCGTGGACCCATGCCCTTCCCACCAAGCTCAGCGTAGTTTAGCACCGTCGGTGTCAAGATGGACGAGATCATCACGAACGGCTCAGCCGTCGCCGCTTCATGCCTCGGGGTCGCACACAAGAGGAAACGTTGGGCAACGCCGGCGACACGGAGGACGTCCAGCACGACGATGTCAATGAGGTGTAAGAGGAACAACCGGCGGTGCCAGCGACCAAAGGGAGAAAGAAGGGGCGGTCGTCCAACGCCACGTCGGTCGAGGCTCGTGTCAAATGGACGTCAAAGCATGGAAGACTCTCAGCATCGACCCAATCATAGACGCGAATCAGAATGCCGACACCTGGTGGAAAAGGGTCAAGACGGCGTTCGACGAGCGCAAGATAGTCGACCCCGAGTTCTCCAGCATCCACtgctgggaacgttgcatgggaaataaaaaaattcctacgcacacgaagacctatcatgatgatgtccacctacgagaggagatttggatctacatacccttgtagatcgcacaacaggaagcgttaagaaacgcggttgatgtagtggaacgtcctcacgtccctctatctgcccccacgaaccgtcccacgatccgttccgatctagcgccgaatcgagggcacctccgcgttcagcacacgtgcaactcgacgatgatctcggcattcttgatccagcaagcaagacagagaagtagatgagttctccggcagcgtgacggagctccggtggtggtgatgatctactcctgcagggctccgcccgagctccgcagaaatacgatctagagaaagaactatggcgtctagatctgagttacacgtggcaaaagttgtctcaaatcaaccctaaatcaccactatatataggagggaggcggAGGAAGCTTGCCTTGAGGGGCAAGCccgcaagggtgcgccggccagggaggagaggaggaatcctactccaattaggattgaaaagtggagtccttctcttccttcccacttctcctttttttcctttctttgattttcttctcttggcgccaaggccctcttgggctgtcccaccagcccactaaggggctTCCCCCGGGCGGGTTGTCCCCCTCccagtgaacttccggaacccaatcgtcactcccggtacaatgccggtaatgcccgaaaacctttcggtaaccaaatgaaaccatcctatatatcaatcttcgttttcggaccattccggaaaccctcatgacgtctgtgatctcattcgggactccgaacaacattcggtaatcacacatataactcaactatactaaaacaccatcgaaccttaagtgtgcagaccctgcgggttcgagaactatgtagacatgccccgaggcactccttggtcaatatccaataacgggacctggatgcccatattggatcctacatattctccgaagatcttatcggttgaacctcagtgtcaaggattcatataatctcgtatgtcattccctttgtccttcggtatgttacttgcccgagattcgatcatcggtattcgcatacctatttcaatctcgttaccgacaagtctctttactcgttccataatacaagatcccgtgacttacacttaatcacattgcttgcaaggcttgtgtgtgatgttgtattaccgagtgggccccgagatacctctccgtcacatggagtgacaaatcccagtcttgatccatactaactcaatggacaccttcagagatacctgtagaacacctttatagtcatccagttacgttatgacatttgatgcacacaaggtatttctccgatgccagtgagttatatgatctcatggt
Coding sequences within:
- the LOC123445226 gene encoding stearoyl-[acyl-carrier-protein] 9-desaturase 2, chloroplastic: MASRMALRPHAVTPPLSAAGRAARRTGSLRVLAVASSASASAKVESKKTFAPPKEVHVQVTHSMPPQKMEIFQSLDGWARDNLLLHLKPVEKCWQPQDFLPDPASDGFHDEVKELRERAKEIPDDYLVCLVGDMITEEALPTYQTMLNTLDGVRDETGASPTAWAVWTRAWTAEENRHGDLLNKYLYLTGRVDMRQIEKTIQYLIGSGMDPRTENNPYLGFIYTSFQERATFISHGNTARHAKDFGDLKLAQICGIIASDEKRHETAYTKIVEKLFEIDPDGTVLALADMMRKKIAMPAHLMFDGQDEKLFDHFSMVAQRLGVYTARDYADILEFLVGRWKVPELTGLSGEGHKAQDYLCTLAGRIRKLDERAQSRAKQAGKMPFSWVYGREVQM